The sequence AAAAAATTATGCCTTGCAGGCGGAGTAGCGTTGAACTGCGTGGCAAACGGGAAATTGCTGAGAGAAAAAATTTTCGACGATATCTGGATTCAGCCTGCCGCCGGCGATGCGGGAGGGGCTCTCGGCGCGGCTCTCTTCGGATGGCATCAATATCTGAACAATAAAAGAATCGTCGATGAAATTAACGATTCACAAAACGGGGCGTTGCTCGGACCCCGTTTCGATAATGAATACATAGAAGAATTCCTTGTTAAAAATAAAATACCTCACGAAAAATTAAACGACGACGAAATTATTAATACAACAGCGCGATTGATTTCCGAAGGCTTTGTTATCGGCTGGTTCAAGGGGAGAATGGAATACGGACCCAGGGCTCTCGGCGCCAGGTCGATTCTGGGCGACGCCCGCAATCCGTCGATGCAAAAAAATATGAATCTTAAAATTAAGTTCAGGGAAAGCTTCAGACCTTTTGCGCCTTCCGTGCTGGAAGAAAAAGCAGCCGAGTATTTTAATATAGACCGTTCAAGTCCGTATATGCTGCTCGTAGCCGACGTTAAGGAAGAAAAAAGATTGAATCACGCCGCTGATGAAAATCTCTTTGGCATCGATAAATTAAATGTGGTTCGTTCGGTAATTCCCGCGGTTACGCACGTCGATTATTCAGCGCGAATTCAAACGGTGGACGAAAAACGGAATTCTGATTATTATCGTTTGATTTCCAGATTTTATGAATTGACCGGGTGCCCGGTTATTGTAAACACTTCTTTTAATGTAAGAGGCGAACCGATAGTGCGGACTCCGGAAGAGGCTTACAGATGTTTTATGCGTACCAATATCGACTATCTTGTGCTGGAAAATTTTCTCCTCGACAAGAAAAATCAACCGGAATTTCAAGAGCAAAACGACTGGAGAAAAGAATTTGAGCTGGATTAAAAATATAACCGAAGAGGTTAATAACCTGAAGCCGGACAATAAAGCAACCAGGAAATTTCCGTTGATCTTCGGGATAATATTTCTGTCTATATTTCTTTATTTTCAATTCGCTACAGGCCGTTCATACACTTTGTTGT comes from Melioribacter roseus P3M-2 and encodes:
- a CDS encoding carbamoyltransferase family protein, producing the protein MYILGVSAYYHDSAAALIKDGEIAAAAQEERFTRRKHDFRFPINAVNFCLDYTGIKISDVDLVVYYDKPFLKFERLLETYLAYAPKGISSFLKAMPIWIKEKLWIKEQIKDKLNYDGNILFPEHHQSHAASAFFPSPFKEAAFLTIDGVGEWTTTSYGIGKENKITILADIKFPHSIGMLYSAFTYYTGFKVNSGEYKVMGLAPYGVPKYVDLIYDNLIDLKDDGSFKLNMEYFNYCTGLTMTNSRFDKLFGGKPRKPESKLTQREMDLAASVQVVVEDVILKMARHIKNETGMKKLCLAGGVALNCVANGKLLREKIFDDIWIQPAAGDAGGALGAALFGWHQYLNNKRIVDEINDSQNGALLGPRFDNEYIEEFLVKNKIPHEKLNDDEIINTTARLISEGFVIGWFKGRMEYGPRALGARSILGDARNPSMQKNMNLKIKFRESFRPFAPSVLEEKAAEYFNIDRSSPYMLLVADVKEEKRLNHAADENLFGIDKLNVVRSVIPAVTHVDYSARIQTVDEKRNSDYYRLISRFYELTGCPVIVNTSFNVRGEPIVRTPEEAYRCFMRTNIDYLVLENFLLDKKNQPEFQEQNDWRKEFELD